From a single Luteolibacter arcticus genomic region:
- a CDS encoding ABC transporter substrate-binding protein — protein sequence MRRFLPILLLLAAVIAAPILLRERSELAEVGQGDDRLVIITPHNQTIRSEFGEAFAKHWKEKTGRTLNINWQFPGGTSDIVRVLDSGFKAAEEIGKPGVGIDIFFGGGEPEFVGQTTKGRFIELTVFKDHPEWFAEDVIPQRFTGETFYEEHRRWVGTCLSQMGICYNVDSVKRLGVPPPRRWEDLGDPAFAGYVALADPTKSGSVGRAFEMMIQEQMQQVIREKGDTPEAREEGWKRGLNLLQAMAANARYFTDSASKVPHDVAQGDAAAGTCIDFYGRSYEEKLARAGHASRLVWIAPLGGTSISVDPIAIFRGAPNEAIAQEFVSFVLSMEGQLLWNVKAGLAGGPRETSPRRLPLRRDVYSTENLARFADPDALPYERSGGFQYQRELTGPAFRALAQIFRSMAIDPHQEMRGAWLAMRDNMGEQPLGETAAGAVFFDVSHLSYRRLMDEVVPLIGRKDPLVTAREMARISAIFRANYQKAAVLAEEGGAP from the coding sequence ATGCGCCGCTTCCTGCCCATCCTGCTGCTGCTTGCCGCGGTGATCGCCGCGCCGATCCTGCTGCGCGAGCGGTCGGAACTCGCGGAAGTCGGTCAGGGAGATGACCGGCTGGTGATCATCACCCCGCACAACCAGACCATCCGCTCGGAATTCGGCGAGGCCTTCGCGAAGCACTGGAAGGAAAAGACCGGCCGCACGCTAAACATCAACTGGCAATTTCCCGGTGGCACCTCCGACATCGTGCGGGTGCTCGACAGCGGCTTCAAGGCGGCGGAGGAAATCGGCAAGCCGGGCGTGGGAATCGACATTTTCTTCGGTGGGGGAGAGCCGGAGTTCGTCGGTCAGACGACCAAGGGACGCTTCATCGAGCTGACGGTGTTCAAGGATCACCCGGAGTGGTTTGCCGAGGATGTGATCCCACAGCGCTTCACCGGCGAGACCTTCTACGAGGAACATCGTAGGTGGGTGGGCACCTGTCTCTCGCAGATGGGCATTTGCTACAACGTGGACTCGGTGAAACGGCTCGGAGTTCCGCCGCCGCGGCGCTGGGAGGATCTGGGTGATCCGGCCTTCGCCGGCTATGTGGCATTGGCGGATCCCACCAAGAGCGGCTCGGTGGGCCGCGCCTTCGAGATGATGATCCAGGAGCAGATGCAGCAGGTCATCCGCGAAAAAGGCGATACGCCCGAAGCCAGGGAGGAAGGCTGGAAGCGCGGGCTCAACCTGCTGCAGGCGATGGCGGCGAACGCGCGCTACTTCACCGACTCCGCGAGCAAGGTGCCACATGATGTGGCACAGGGCGATGCCGCGGCGGGCACGTGCATCGACTTCTACGGCCGGTCCTACGAGGAGAAGCTCGCCCGTGCGGGCCATGCCTCGCGGTTGGTCTGGATCGCGCCGCTCGGTGGCACCTCGATCAGCGTGGATCCCATTGCGATCTTCCGCGGTGCGCCGAATGAAGCGATCGCGCAGGAGTTCGTTTCGTTTGTGCTCAGCATGGAGGGCCAGCTCCTGTGGAACGTGAAGGCCGGCCTGGCCGGAGGACCGCGCGAAACTTCGCCGCGGCGGCTGCCGTTGCGGCGCGACGTTTACTCCACGGAGAATCTGGCGCGCTTTGCCGATCCGGACGCGCTGCCCTACGAGCGCAGCGGCGGCTTCCAGTATCAGCGCGAGCTGACCGGGCCCGCATTCAGGGCGCTCGCGCAAATCTTCCGCTCCATGGCGATCGACCCGCATCAGGAAATGAGGGGCGCCTGGCTGGCGATGCGAGACAACATGGGCGAGCAGCCGCTGGGGGAGACCGCGGCGGGCGCGGTCTTCTTCGATGTCTCCCACCTTTCCTATCGCCGGCTGATGGATGAGGTCGTCCCGCTGATCGGCAGGAAGGATCCGCTGGTGACTGCGCGCGAAATGGCCCGCATTTCCGCGATCTTCCGTGCGAACTATCAGAAAGCCGCGGTGCTCGCGGAGGAAGGAGGTGCGCCATGA
- a CDS encoding ABC transporter permease produces MNRGTAITVTAIVTALFAMFFLYPAFSVIGEAFRAPGGGFTLDFIGDVFRNPIYLEGLRNALALGLTSTLATFMLAFPLALLSHRYDFAGRGLLGILILIPLVLPPFVGAIGIKHMLGVEGSLNALLTEIGLMNPQAPVDWLAKGRFWGIVAMNALHLYPILYMNITAALSNLDPAMEQAAENLGCPPARRLWRITLPLAMPGIFAGSAIVFVWAFTELGVPLVFDYTRVAPVQVFDGIKDLSGNPAPYALVAVILVISALVFGITKALFGRQTSSAQPRPKGRGAEVKLTGLRSLGCAMIFGTVFLVASLPHLGVVLLSLSDDWYKTVFPVALKFDHYLEALGDPFVVPSIKNSLFYASCATLVDLVLGVAIAWVIVRSTIRGRALLDGLVMLPLAVPGLVLAFGYLALSQEGRPLHFLIGSGGNPALLLIVAYAVRRLPYVVRSAVAGLQQSNPALEEAARSLGAGWFNTLRKISLPLIGANLAAGCILAFAFAMLEVSDSLILAQQVEYYPITKTIYALLSSLGNGHELAAALGTWAMVFLTIAIAGAAALAGKRGGLFRV; encoded by the coding sequence ATGAACCGCGGCACCGCCATCACCGTGACGGCCATCGTCACCGCGCTGTTCGCGATGTTCTTCCTTTACCCGGCGTTCTCGGTCATCGGCGAGGCGTTCCGCGCGCCGGGTGGCGGCTTCACGCTGGATTTCATCGGCGATGTTTTCCGCAACCCAATCTACCTCGAGGGCTTGAGGAATGCGCTCGCACTCGGTCTGACCAGCACGCTTGCCACCTTCATGCTCGCGTTTCCGCTGGCGCTGCTGTCGCACCGTTATGACTTCGCCGGCCGCGGGCTGTTAGGCATTCTCATCCTGATCCCGCTGGTGCTGCCGCCCTTCGTCGGGGCCATCGGCATCAAGCACATGCTGGGGGTGGAAGGCTCGCTGAACGCGCTTCTAACAGAGATCGGCCTGATGAACCCGCAGGCTCCGGTCGATTGGCTGGCGAAGGGACGCTTCTGGGGGATCGTGGCGATGAATGCGCTGCACCTCTACCCGATCCTCTATATGAATATCACCGCGGCGCTGTCGAATCTCGACCCCGCGATGGAGCAGGCGGCGGAGAACCTCGGTTGCCCGCCGGCGCGGCGCCTGTGGCGGATCACGCTTCCGCTGGCGATGCCCGGCATCTTCGCCGGGTCCGCCATCGTCTTCGTGTGGGCCTTCACCGAGCTCGGGGTGCCGCTGGTGTTCGACTACACGCGGGTCGCGCCGGTGCAGGTCTTCGATGGCATCAAGGACCTTTCCGGCAACCCGGCGCCGTATGCGCTGGTGGCTGTCATCCTCGTGATCTCGGCGCTGGTCTTCGGCATCACCAAGGCGCTGTTTGGCCGCCAGACCTCGAGTGCCCAGCCGCGGCCGAAGGGCAGGGGAGCGGAAGTGAAATTGACCGGCCTCCGCTCGCTTGGCTGCGCGATGATCTTCGGCACGGTGTTTCTGGTCGCGTCGCTGCCACACCTCGGCGTGGTGCTGCTTTCGCTGTCGGATGATTGGTACAAGACGGTCTTTCCCGTCGCGCTGAAGTTCGATCATTACCTCGAAGCCTTAGGCGATCCCTTCGTGGTGCCCTCGATCAAGAACAGCCTGTTCTACGCCTCCTGCGCCACGCTCGTGGATCTGGTGCTCGGCGTGGCCATCGCCTGGGTGATCGTGCGCAGCACCATCCGGGGGCGGGCCTTGCTGGATGGTCTGGTGATGCTGCCGCTGGCGGTGCCTGGGCTGGTGCTCGCCTTTGGCTACCTCGCGCTGTCGCAGGAAGGCCGGCCGCTGCACTTCCTCATCGGCTCCGGAGGCAATCCCGCGCTGCTATTGATCGTGGCGTATGCAGTACGACGTTTGCCGTACGTGGTGCGCTCGGCGGTCGCGGGCCTCCAGCAAAGCAATCCGGCGTTGGAAGAAGCGGCGCGTTCGCTGGGCGCGGGTTGGTTCAATACGCTGCGCAAGATCTCGCTCCCGCTAATCGGCGCCAATCTTGCCGCCGGCTGCATCCTCGCCTTCGCCTTCGCGATGCTGGAGGTGAGTGACAGCCTGATCCTCGCGCAGCAGGTGGAGTATTACCCGATCACCAAGACGATCTACGCGCTGCTCTCCTCGCTCGGCAACGGCCACGAACTGGCCGCGGCCCTCGGCACCTGGGCGATGGTGTTTTTGACGATCGCCATCGCCGGGGCGGCCGCGCTGGCGGGGAAACGGGGAGGGCTGTTCCGGGTGTAG
- a CDS encoding ABC transporter ATP-binding protein: MDAIRADSIVKQFGNVRALDGVTLEVAAGELFFLLGASGCGKTTLLRCIAGLETPTSGTISFGDRDVTKLPPHKREAAMVFQSYALWPHLSVEKNVAFGLEERKIDKGEIKRRVGEALELVHLAGLGDRGIDQLSGGQQQRVALARALVVRPKCLLLDEPLSNLDAKLRIEMRREIRRIVKEGGLTAVYVTHDQEEALSMADRMAVMNRGRIEQVGTAEDVYRNPHTAFVSGFIGETNLLKGRVIEVRGEFAMVETASGPLVGRVTKTEWLPTGGEEVILSVRPEAWQVDAGTGENGLVGKITERSYLGQRIQYVVETPAGPQQVVELNPNVVRDPGETAVKLSARHGDVAVLQA, encoded by the coding sequence ATGGATGCCATCAGAGCCGATTCGATCGTCAAACAATTCGGCAATGTCAGGGCGCTCGACGGGGTGACCCTGGAAGTCGCGGCGGGTGAGCTTTTCTTCCTGCTCGGCGCGTCCGGCTGCGGGAAAACCACGCTGCTGCGCTGCATCGCGGGGCTGGAGACGCCGACTTCCGGCACGATTTCCTTTGGCGACCGGGACGTGACCAAGCTGCCGCCCCACAAGCGCGAAGCGGCGATGGTATTCCAAAGCTACGCGCTGTGGCCGCACCTCAGTGTGGAAAAGAACGTCGCCTTCGGCCTAGAGGAACGGAAAATCGACAAGGGGGAGATCAAGCGGCGCGTCGGCGAGGCGCTTGAGCTGGTCCACCTCGCCGGCCTCGGCGACCGCGGGATCGACCAGCTTTCCGGCGGCCAGCAGCAGCGCGTCGCCCTGGCCCGTGCACTGGTGGTGCGGCCAAAGTGCCTGCTGCTGGATGAACCGCTGTCGAACCTGGACGCGAAGCTGCGGATCGAGATGCGGCGGGAGATCCGGCGGATCGTGAAGGAGGGGGGGCTGACGGCGGTCTATGTCACCCACGACCAGGAGGAAGCGCTTTCCATGGCTGACCGCATGGCGGTGATGAACCGCGGCCGGATCGAGCAAGTCGGCACAGCGGAGGATGTCTATCGGAACCCGCACACGGCCTTCGTGTCCGGCTTCATCGGCGAGACGAATCTGCTCAAGGGCCGGGTGATCGAGGTGCGCGGCGAATTCGCGATGGTGGAGACCGCCTCGGGTCCCCTGGTCGGCCGCGTGACAAAGACCGAGTGGCTGCCCACGGGCGGCGAGGAGGTGATCCTTTCCGTGCGGCCGGAGGCTTGGCAGGTGGATGCTGGCACCGGCGAAAACGGCTTGGTGGGAAAGATCACCGAGCGTTCTTACCTGGGCCAGCGCATCCAGTATGTCGTGGAGACCCCGGCCGGGCCCCAACAGGTGGTGGAGCTCAATCCGAATGTCGTGCGGGATCCCGGCGAGACCGCGGTGAAGCTGTCTGCCCGTCATGGCGACGTGGCGGTATTGCAAGCCTGA
- a CDS encoding DUF928 domain-containing protein — MNAPGSFFASVACMAALATAVLAEPAAPPAKPKPEPVPAAPQVSPERAAMYRFMAKRSGKPGGQRTRGVTRGEGKPMIKLVAIAPEAVGVTHLESPRIWWWQSAATEPQEMLFELERTEEPAKNVISIKLGALPAGFNAIDLAQVGKGQKIRLEAGVEYEWVLSCFSGEKKNSVKVKIDRRNDLDLADFKPEQGGGPKNIAALSEAGNWYELFDAVAFPAKVESVAAEYAGIRQRLLDQVGLGGEIKAP; from the coding sequence ATGAATGCCCCCGGATCCTTCTTTGCCTCGGTCGCCTGCATGGCGGCACTCGCGACCGCCGTCCTCGCGGAGCCGGCAGCGCCTCCGGCCAAGCCGAAACCCGAACCCGTGCCAGCGGCACCGCAGGTCTCGCCGGAGCGCGCGGCGATGTACCGCTTCATGGCCAAGCGGTCGGGAAAGCCGGGCGGCCAGCGAACCCGCGGGGTCACCCGTGGTGAGGGGAAACCGATGATCAAATTGGTGGCCATCGCGCCGGAAGCAGTGGGAGTGACTCATCTGGAAAGCCCCCGGATCTGGTGGTGGCAATCGGCAGCCACGGAGCCACAAGAAATGTTGTTCGAGCTGGAAAGGACCGAGGAACCGGCCAAGAACGTTATTTCCATCAAGCTGGGTGCTTTGCCAGCCGGGTTCAACGCGATCGACTTGGCGCAAGTGGGGAAGGGCCAGAAGATCCGGCTGGAAGCCGGAGTCGAGTATGAATGGGTTCTAAGCTGCTTCAGTGGCGAAAAGAAGAACTCCGTTAAAGTAAAGATCGATCGGCGTAACGACCTCGACCTCGCGGATTTCAAGCCAGAGCAGGGAGGGGGTCCGAAGAACATCGCGGCGCTTTCCGAAGCGGGGAACTGGTATGAGCTGTTCGATGCCGTGGCCTTTCCCGCGAAAGTCGAATCTGTTGCCGCAGAATATGCCGGGATTCGCCAGAGGTTGTTGGATCAGGTCGGACTAGGTGGCGAAATCAAGGCTCCGTGA